A single Chitinimonas sp. BJYL2 DNA region contains:
- a CDS encoding PhoH family protein, with the protein MMTSRHATRELRFEPADNARLANLCGPMDENLRQLETALEVDIARRGEAFSISGRTAQTKIAAELLEHFYGLSRRAIEVEEIQLSLIELTRTDAGLSDDMPALHTKRSDLRARTPRQLQYLKAIQEHDVTFGIGPAGTGKTYLAVACAVDALERDVVKRLVLVRPAVEAGERLGFLPGDLVQKVDPYLRPLYDALYDLMGFDRVTKLFERGIIEVAPLAFMRGRTLNHAFVILDEAQNTTPEQMKMFLTRIGFGSRAVITGDVTQIDLAKHQKSGLIDAQHVLQGVRGISLHYFKNDDVVRHPLVQKIVDAYDRRDAAAAKEKKPHDHA; encoded by the coding sequence ATGATGACCAGCCGCCACGCCACGCGCGAACTCCGTTTCGAGCCGGCCGACAATGCCCGCCTCGCCAATCTGTGCGGGCCCATGGATGAAAACCTGCGCCAGCTGGAAACCGCGCTCGAAGTCGATATCGCCCGCCGTGGCGAGGCTTTCAGCATCAGCGGCCGCACGGCGCAGACCAAGATTGCCGCGGAATTGCTCGAACACTTTTACGGCCTGTCGCGGCGCGCGATTGAAGTCGAAGAAATCCAGCTGAGCCTGATCGAGCTGACGCGCACCGATGCCGGCCTGAGCGACGACATGCCGGCGCTGCACACCAAGCGCAGCGATCTGCGCGCTCGCACGCCGCGCCAGTTGCAATATCTGAAGGCGATTCAGGAGCACGATGTCACCTTCGGCATCGGTCCGGCCGGCACCGGCAAGACCTATCTGGCCGTGGCCTGCGCCGTGGATGCGCTGGAGCGCGACGTGGTCAAGCGCCTGGTGCTGGTGCGCCCGGCGGTGGAGGCCGGCGAGCGTCTGGGCTTTCTGCCCGGCGATCTGGTGCAGAAGGTCGATCCGTATCTGCGCCCACTGTACGACGCGCTGTATGACCTGATGGGCTTTGACCGTGTTACCAAGCTGTTCGAGCGCGGCATCATCGAAGTCGCTCCGCTGGCCTTCATGCGCGGCCGCACGCTGAACCACGCCTTCGTGATTCTGGACGAGGCGCAGAACACCACGCCCGAACAGATGAAGATGTTCCTTACGCGCATCGGCTTTGGCTCGCGCGCGGTCATTACCGGTGACGTGACCCAGATCGACCTGGCCAAGCATCAGAAATCCGGTCTGATTGATGCCCAGCACGTGCTGCAAGGCGTGCGCGGTATTTCGCTGCATTACTTCAAGAATGACGATGTGGTGCGCCACCCGCTGGTGCAGAAGATCGTCGATGCCTACGACCGCCGCGATGCCGCAGCTGCCAAGGAGAAAAAGCCCCATGACCACGCTTGA
- a CDS encoding GNAT family N-acetyltransferase: MGDRLLDDQLGTTALPSIEAITELPEGVEALNTLAEAEGFRFLRRLIDDWRCGDNRFDQEGEAFFAVWLDGQLVGLGGLNRDCDDDTLGRIRRVYVHPAARSHGLGQALIERLEHHAAQTFLRVVLYTTAIPAMQFYEGLGYRRILGHPQRSHEKRLQSA, encoded by the coding sequence ATGGGCGACCGCCTGCTCGATGATCAACTGGGCACTACCGCGCTGCCGAGTATCGAAGCCATTACCGAATTGCCCGAAGGCGTGGAAGCGCTGAACACGCTGGCCGAGGCCGAGGGCTTCCGCTTCCTGCGCCGCTTGATTGACGACTGGCGCTGCGGCGACAACCGATTCGACCAGGAAGGCGAGGCCTTCTTTGCTGTGTGGCTAGATGGCCAGTTGGTGGGCCTGGGCGGGCTCAACCGTGATTGCGACGACGACACGTTGGGCCGCATCCGCCGTGTGTATGTGCACCCCGCCGCGCGCAGCCACGGCTTGGGGCAGGCGCTGATCGAGCGGCTTGAGCATCACGCCGCGCAAACCTTTCTCCGCGTCGTGCTCTACACCACGGCCATCCCGGCCATGCAGTTCTATGAAGGCCTGGGCTATCGCCGCATCCTTGGCCACCCGCAACGTAGCCACGAAAAGCGCCTTCAATCCGCATGA
- the miaB gene encoding tRNA (N6-isopentenyl adenosine(37)-C2)-methylthiotransferase MiaB gives MSKKVFIKTFGCQMNEYDSDKMADVLNESEGVTKTDDPAEADIILFNTCSVREKAQEKVFSDLGRIKELKLLKPDLVIGVGGCVASQEGEAIVKRAPYVDVVFGPQTLHRLPELLAKRRESGASQVDISFPEIEKFDHLPPARVEGGSAFVSIMEGCSKFCSFCVVPYTRGQEVSRPFEDVLIEVAGLAQQGVKEVTLLGQNVNAYLGKMEDGEIADFALLLEYIHEIPGIERIRYTTSHPKEMTQRLIDCYRNLPKLVSHLHLPVQAGSDRVLMNMKRGYTGLEFKAIIRKLREARPDICISSDFIVGFPGETDEDFEKTMKLIEDVRFDASFSFIYSRRPGTPAADIADDVAHEDKVKRLMRLQARIEEFAQEENRRMVGTVQRVLVEGRARKDESELAGRTDNNRIVNFAGHDRLMNQFVDVRITEAMPHSLRGEIVTRETVAA, from the coding sequence GTGAGCAAGAAAGTCTTCATCAAAACCTTCGGTTGCCAGATGAACGAGTACGACTCGGACAAGATGGCCGACGTGCTCAACGAATCCGAGGGCGTTACCAAGACCGATGATCCGGCCGAGGCCGATATCATTCTGTTCAACACCTGCTCGGTGCGCGAAAAGGCGCAAGAAAAGGTGTTCTCCGATCTGGGCCGCATCAAGGAACTCAAGCTGCTCAAGCCCGATCTGGTGATCGGCGTGGGCGGCTGTGTGGCTTCGCAAGAGGGCGAGGCCATCGTCAAGCGCGCGCCCTATGTGGATGTGGTCTTCGGCCCGCAAACCCTGCACCGCCTCCCCGAGCTGCTGGCCAAGCGCCGGGAGAGTGGCGCGTCGCAGGTGGATATCTCCTTCCCCGAAATCGAAAAGTTCGACCACCTGCCGCCTGCGCGCGTCGAGGGTGGTTCGGCCTTCGTCTCGATCATGGAAGGCTGTTCCAAGTTCTGTTCCTTCTGCGTGGTGCCGTACACGCGCGGTCAGGAAGTCAGCCGGCCATTTGAAGATGTGCTGATCGAAGTTGCCGGCTTGGCGCAACAGGGCGTCAAGGAAGTGACGCTGCTAGGCCAGAACGTGAATGCCTATCTGGGCAAGATGGAAGACGGCGAGATTGCCGACTTTGCGCTGCTGCTCGAATACATCCACGAAATCCCCGGCATCGAGCGCATCCGTTACACGACCAGTCACCCCAAGGAAATGACCCAGCGGCTGATCGATTGCTACCGCAATCTGCCCAAGCTGGTCTCGCACCTGCATCTGCCCGTGCAGGCGGGTTCCGACCGTGTGCTGATGAACATGAAGCGCGGCTACACCGGGCTGGAGTTCAAGGCCATCATCCGCAAGCTGCGCGAGGCGCGGCCGGATATCTGTATTTCCAGCGATTTCATCGTCGGCTTCCCCGGTGAAACCGATGAGGATTTCGAAAAGACCATGAAGCTGATCGAAGACGTGCGCTTCGATGCCAGCTTCAGCTTCATCTACAGCCGCCGCCCAGGCACGCCTGCCGCGGATATCGCTGACGATGTAGCGCACGAAGACAAGGTCAAGCGCCTGATGCGCCTGCAAGCGCGCATCGAAGAGTTTGCCCAAGAAGAAAACCGCCGCATGGTCGGCACCGTGCAGCGCGTGCTGGTCGAAGGTCGTGCGCGCAAGGATGAGAGCGAACTGGCTGGTCGTACCGACAATAACCGCATCGTCAACTTTGCCGGGCATGATCGGCTGATGAATCAGTTTGTCGATGTGCGCATCACCGAAGCCATGCCGCACAGCCTGCGCGGCGAGATCGTGACCCGCGAAACGGTGGCGGCCTGA